The genomic region GTCAATCGGGTTCCAGCGGTGCGGCTGAAAGATGGTGCCAACTGCGGCAAGTGCCATAATCCTCTGTTTACGCAGCAGCCGATCGCATTGGATGGGGCGCAATTCCAACGCCACAGTCAGAAGAGCGATCTCCCGCTGCTGGTCGATTTCTGGGCCTCTTGGTGCGGTCCCTGCAAAATGATGGCTCCGGCTTTCGAGCAGGCCGCGGCGCAACTTGAACCGCAGGTGAGGCTGGCAAAGGTGAATACGGAAGAGCAGCAGCCGTTGGCAGCGCAGTTCGGTATTCGCAGTATTCCCACATTGATGCTACTGCATCGGGGCAGGGAGGTTGCCCGGCAGCCTGGAGCCATGGACGCCGGAGGCATCGTTAACTGGACCCGGCAACATCTTTCGGGTCTTTAGGCGGTTTA from Gammaproteobacteria bacterium (ex Lamellibrachia satsuma) harbors:
- the trxC gene encoding thioredoxin TrxC, whose product is MSEAMHIVCPHCGGVNRVPAVRLKDGANCGKCHNPLFTQQPIALDGAQFQRHSQKSDLPLLVDFWASWCGPCKMMAPAFEQAAAQLEPQVRLAKVNTEEQQPLAAQFGIRSIPTLMLLHRGREVARQPGAMDAGGIVNWTRQHLSGL